The Sulfitobacter guttiformis genome contains a region encoding:
- a CDS encoding TrgA family protein has product MPTAARLVAAILLAILAWILSDIVRPLLPEGTQFGRFNYVNAFIGICVGWTVIGSRVGRGFVSAINNGVTGTAVLILWALFFHGCVEMFRLAMRNRFDGPMEALTSIFLIGSEFGVMIATPTFFGAAFAGALVVGLAADAAARRWR; this is encoded by the coding sequence ATGCCCACAGCTGCACGACTTGTTGCTGCGATATTGCTTGCCATTCTAGCATGGATTTTATCCGATATTGTCAGACCGCTTCTGCCCGAAGGGACCCAGTTCGGGCGCTTTAACTACGTCAATGCCTTCATCGGCATCTGCGTCGGCTGGACCGTGATAGGCAGCCGTGTAGGCCGCGGTTTCGTATCCGCGATTAACAACGGGGTGACTGGCACTGCTGTTTTGATCCTTTGGGCCTTGTTTTTCCACGGCTGTGTGGAAATGTTCCGCCTTGCCATGCGTAACCGCTTCGATGGTCCTATGGAGGCGCTGACCAGTATCTTTCTCATCGGGTCTGAGTTCGGTGTGATGATCGCCACACCAACATTTTTCGGTGCTGCTTTTGCTGGCGCTTTGGTGGTTGGCCTTGCAGCAGATGCCGCAGCAAGACGATGGCGCTAG
- a CDS encoding acyl carrier protein, translated as MVTLSTFDHIIEQVIVAFQECFPDVAINRQSDFFELGGDSLAVAGLCVSLEARFNTEIHPSSVLYHPTVEELAYAVKALLASPEPATRDLKA; from the coding sequence GTGGTGACTTTGTCGACTTTTGATCACATCATTGAACAGGTCATTGTTGCATTTCAGGAATGTTTTCCCGATGTAGCAATTAATCGTCAAAGCGACTTTTTCGAACTTGGTGGGGATTCACTCGCAGTGGCTGGTTTGTGTGTATCTTTGGAAGCGAGATTTAATACGGAAATTCATCCTTCGAGCGTGCTGTATCACCCAACCGTCGAAGAGCTTGCCTACGCTGTCAAAGCCCTCTTGGCCTCCCCCGAACCAGCCACGCGCGATCTGAAAGCGTAA
- a CDS encoding gamma-glutamylcyclotransferase: MITALFFYGTLRHAPLLEIVLGRSISPADLVGATLENFAAYAVAEGPFPMIVASSGEVAEGLLATGLTQEDIARLDYYEGGFNYDLREVVLAHGQAAQVYVCAPDRWTAQEPWDFTAWADKWASMSCHAAVEVMGHYGNLDRDTVARMFPQIRARAWSKVLGARYCAVQDVFAGKLEVVKQVRAYTGYFAVDELSLRHERFDGTMSQVLERSYFIAGDAALVLPYDPVRDRVLVVEQMRMAPIGRDDPEIWHLEPIAGRVDPGEMPEQTALREAQEEAGLELDRLEAVARGYPSPGDSTGYYHIFVGLTDLPDGTACIGGLETEAENIRSRLISFTDFLAMAERQALANTPLALLAYWLAHHRSRLRS, translated from the coding sequence GTGATTACAGCGCTTTTCTTTTATGGCACTCTTCGGCACGCGCCGCTGTTGGAGATTGTGCTGGGGCGGTCCATATCTCCCGCTGATCTGGTAGGCGCTACATTGGAGAACTTTGCAGCCTATGCCGTTGCGGAAGGGCCATTTCCAATGATTGTGGCGTCGTCAGGTGAGGTGGCCGAGGGACTTTTGGCCACCGGCCTGACGCAGGAAGATATTGCGCGCCTTGATTACTACGAAGGCGGTTTCAATTATGATCTGAGGGAGGTTGTGCTGGCGCACGGGCAGGCGGCGCAGGTTTATGTCTGCGCGCCAGACCGCTGGACCGCTCAGGAGCCATGGGATTTCACGGCTTGGGCCGATAAATGGGCTTCGATGTCGTGCCACGCGGCAGTGGAGGTGATGGGGCATTACGGCAATCTTGACCGCGATACCGTAGCGCGCATGTTCCCGCAGATACGCGCGCGGGCGTGGTCAAAGGTGCTTGGAGCGCGATATTGCGCAGTGCAGGACGTGTTCGCGGGCAAACTCGAAGTTGTTAAACAAGTCCGTGCTTATACCGGCTATTTCGCGGTAGACGAGCTGAGCCTGCGTCACGAGCGGTTTGACGGCACCATGTCGCAGGTGCTGGAGCGGTCATATTTTATCGCCGGTGATGCGGCCCTTGTGCTACCCTATGATCCGGTGCGGGACAGGGTTTTGGTAGTCGAGCAGATGCGTATGGCGCCGATTGGCCGCGACGACCCTGAAATCTGGCACCTTGAGCCAATCGCTGGTCGCGTAGACCCTGGCGAAATGCCAGAGCAGACCGCGCTGCGCGAGGCGCAGGAGGAGGCAGGCCTTGAGCTGGACCGCCTCGAAGCGGTCGCGCGCGGCTATCCCAGCCCGGGCGATTCAACGGGATATTATCATATCTTTGTAGGTCTTACCGATCTGCCCGATGGCACCGCATGTATCGGCGGCCTCGAGACAGAGGCTGAAAATATCCGTTCACGCCTGATTTCATTCACGGATTTCCTCGCCATGGCCGAGCGCCAGGCGCTGGCCAACACGCCACTGGCGCTTCTTGCCTATTGGCTGGCCCACCACCGAAGCAGGTTGAGGTCCTGA
- a CDS encoding DUF3772 domain-containing protein, whose protein sequence is MIWRLPQVMVRFFALLGMLVLCAGAVFAQDVPGVDMTGWRAIADRAEAAVDDPQTANEALEAFRGQLAQFREQFNEARGVNATRIASLRDQISLLGSPSVEGDAAPEAADIAAKRTELEEQLAVLLTPVQVADSAYTRADGLVGEIDTIVRSRQAEELLVMVESPLNPVHWPVAFEALRTAVSKLWSTVGPEQAAERRTELLRKLPLIALWTLAGLGLILRGSHWTKMIITKLGKRGTRGVGVWRFVASLLRIVFPLFGLTLLSYAARSTGYLGERGDQLVVLIPVLGGFMLGFRWVAEQVFARDDDIALLELSARDRSDARFLVSGITLLIITNTLLLRIVILDGGSSLTKTVVSFPFTVLISYGIYRIGRLLRHYGKQVVREEKEEDDITRASTLGRLVRSLGTIAVLVAIVAPLLQAMGYYNASEFVLQPTVLTLVILGLVLALQRFSADVYGAITGQGIQARELLLPIFFGLVLLLLAVPFLALVWGARVSDLTEVWAAFRRGFAIGNSRISPTDFLTFALIFALGYFGTRLAQGALKTNVLPKTNIDKGGQNAIVSGLGYVGIFLAALAAITGAGIDLSSLAIVAGALSVGIGFGLQNIVSNFVSGIILLIERPISEGDWIEVTGGQMGFVRDISVRSTRIETFDKTDVIVPNADLVSGTVINYTRGNTLGRVIISVGVAYGTDTRKVEEILTEIANAQPMALANPAVQVLFLNFGASSLDFEIRIFLRDVTWLNIVKNDVNHAIAKRFAEEGIEIPFPQQDIWLRNPETLRASAPQDSNLGRTVNLYGGAAATPQNEGDQ, encoded by the coding sequence ATGATCTGGCGTCTGCCGCAGGTAATGGTGCGTTTTTTTGCACTGCTAGGCATGCTGGTGCTTTGTGCAGGCGCGGTTTTTGCACAGGATGTGCCCGGTGTCGACATGACCGGCTGGCGTGCTATTGCGGACCGTGCAGAAGCGGCGGTTGATGATCCGCAAACTGCCAATGAGGCGCTGGAGGCCTTTCGCGGTCAGCTGGCGCAGTTCCGTGAGCAGTTCAACGAAGCCCGCGGTGTTAACGCAACCCGAATAGCAAGTTTACGTGACCAGATTTCGCTGTTGGGTAGTCCTTCCGTTGAGGGTGACGCAGCGCCAGAAGCCGCAGATATTGCGGCCAAACGAACCGAGTTGGAGGAGCAGCTTGCTGTTCTGCTGACCCCTGTGCAGGTGGCCGACAGTGCCTATACCCGTGCCGACGGGCTGGTTGGCGAGATCGACACAATTGTGCGCAGCCGGCAGGCCGAAGAACTGTTGGTCATGGTCGAGAGCCCGCTCAATCCCGTCCATTGGCCTGTGGCCTTCGAGGCGCTTCGCACCGCCGTATCAAAGCTGTGGAGCACGGTCGGACCGGAGCAAGCCGCCGAGCGGCGCACCGAATTATTGCGTAAACTGCCGCTGATCGCGCTGTGGACACTAGCGGGCCTTGGGCTGATCCTGCGGGGCAGCCATTGGACCAAAATGATCATCACAAAGCTGGGCAAACGTGGCACCCGCGGTGTCGGTGTGTGGCGGTTCGTGGCCTCGCTTTTACGTATCGTATTTCCGTTGTTCGGGCTTACACTGCTAAGCTATGCAGCCCGCAGCACAGGATATCTGGGGGAGCGGGGAGACCAGCTCGTGGTGCTGATCCCTGTTCTTGGCGGGTTCATGCTCGGGTTTCGCTGGGTGGCTGAACAGGTGTTTGCCCGCGACGACGATATCGCCCTACTGGAGCTAAGCGCACGGGACCGTAGCGATGCACGGTTTCTGGTCAGTGGTATCACACTCCTCATTATTACCAACACGTTGCTGTTGCGCATTGTCATACTCGACGGCGGCAGCAGTCTGACCAAAACGGTTGTGAGCTTTCCGTTCACAGTGCTTATCTCCTATGGCATTTACCGGATCGGCCGGTTGCTGCGCCACTACGGAAAACAGGTTGTGCGCGAGGAGAAGGAGGAAGATGACATCACCCGCGCCAGTACATTGGGCAGGCTGGTGCGCAGCCTCGGTACCATCGCGGTTCTTGTGGCCATTGTCGCACCGCTCCTACAGGCGATGGGCTACTATAATGCCTCTGAATTTGTTCTTCAGCCAACAGTGCTGACACTGGTGATTTTGGGCCTTGTGCTGGCACTCCAACGGTTTAGCGCGGATGTTTATGGCGCCATCACAGGGCAGGGCATCCAAGCGCGCGAATTGCTTCTGCCAATTTTCTTTGGTTTGGTGCTGCTGCTGCTGGCGGTACCGTTTCTGGCGTTGGTCTGGGGCGCGCGGGTCTCTGATCTGACCGAAGTATGGGCGGCCTTCAGGCGCGGCTTTGCGATCGGAAATTCGCGCATATCCCCCACCGACTTCCTGACCTTTGCACTTATTTTTGCCCTCGGGTATTTTGGTACGCGGTTGGCACAGGGCGCGCTTAAAACCAATGTACTGCCCAAAACCAACATCGACAAAGGCGGCCAGAACGCAATCGTCTCTGGCCTCGGGTATGTGGGTATTTTTCTGGCCGCGCTGGCCGCAATCACGGGCGCTGGGATCGACCTGAGCTCTCTTGCCATTGTCGCCGGTGCTCTGTCGGTCGGTATCGGCTTTGGCCTGCAAAATATCGTCTCGAATTTTGTCTCCGGCATTATCCTGTTGATCGAGCGGCCCATTTCCGAGGGCGACTGGATCGAGGTGACTGGCGGGCAGATGGGATTTGTGCGCGATATTTCGGTACGCTCCACACGGATCGAGACCTTTGACAAAACAGATGTCATCGTTCCCAACGCGGATCTGGTCAGCGGTACAGTCATAAACTACACCCGTGGCAACACCTTAGGGCGGGTAATTATTTCGGTTGGCGTCGCCTATGGTACAGACACGCGAAAGGTCGAGGAAATTCTGACCGAAATCGCAAATGCTCAGCCTATGGCACTTGCAAATCCTGCCGTTCAGGTGCTGTTTCTGAACTTCGGTGCCTCTTCTTTGGACTTTGAGATCCGGATTTTCCTGCGCGATGTAACATGGCTGAATATCGTGAAAAACGATGTTAATCATGCGATTGCGAAACGTTTCGCCGAAGAAGGTATCGAGATACCGTTCCCGCAACAAGACATCTGGCTGCGTAACCCCGAAACGCTGAGGGCAAGCGCGCCACAGGACTCGAATTTGGGCAGGACCGTCAATCTTTATGGCGGCGCCGCGGCCACACCACAAAATGAGGGCGATCAATGA
- a CDS encoding alanyl-tRNA editing protein — protein MTIMLFRDDPYMREANGRVLAHTEEGGIILDASVFYPTGGGQPGDSGTLEWDAKRMVIATAVKGEGETIVLVPSEPVALPPIGCHIVQHLDWDRRHKHMRIHTALHLLSVAVPFAVSGGAISATHGRLDFNMPDAPEDREALEQSLNAFIERDARVSDGWITEAELDAAPELVKTMAVKPPRGTGDIRLVRIGEEDDWIDLQPCGGTHVARTGEIGALRLGKIEKKGKLNRRIYLHLDS, from the coding sequence ATGACGATAATGCTGTTCCGCGATGATCCATATATGCGCGAGGCAAATGGCCGTGTTCTTGCCCATACCGAGGAGGGCGGGATCATTCTGGATGCCAGCGTCTTCTACCCCACTGGCGGAGGCCAGCCCGGTGATAGCGGCACGCTGGAATGGGACGCAAAGCGGATGGTGATTGCAACAGCCGTGAAAGGTGAGGGCGAGACTATCGTCCTTGTGCCCTCAGAACCTGTGGCCCTGCCGCCCATTGGCTGCCACATCGTTCAGCATCTGGACTGGGACCGTAGGCACAAACACATGCGAATTCACACAGCCCTGCATCTGCTGTCTGTGGCGGTTCCGTTCGCAGTCAGCGGCGGCGCTATATCCGCCACGCATGGCAGGCTTGATTTCAACATGCCCGACGCGCCCGAAGATCGCGAAGCCCTTGAGCAATCGCTCAATGCCTTCATCGAGCGTGACGCCCGGGTGAGTGATGGCTGGATTACCGAGGCTGAACTGGACGCAGCGCCGGAGCTGGTCAAGACGATGGCTGTAAAACCACCCCGTGGCACCGGAGACATTCGTTTGGTTCGGATCGGCGAGGAAGACGACTGGATCGATTTGCAGCCCTGCGGCGGCACCCATGTTGCTCGCACTGGAGAGATCGGTGCGCTACGCCTTGGAAAAATAGAGAAAAAGGGCAAGTTGAACCGCCGGATCTATCTTCATCTCGACAGTTAG
- a CDS encoding class I adenylate-forming enzyme family protein, with translation MQFNEHHIGSNILKQACSDPDAFCIEQAGKVFSRGDIAGSAQHLADFFNKENIPSKSAIALICVDRVRGVEAMIALWSIEAQVLFLDPRQTIEEITTARVNAGINAIYTDSPSFARRGGFGLLPSRDSIHDCDINLQFAEGSHNNNALILSSSGTTGLPRYRSITHASFIDGLVTAGRLLNNSIALPTISVGSLAFGAVLSQWIKTLMQGQYLLSLPLFFRTTDLHQALCRPNIKVIGLPPVIIGDLLDFHGEDCATDTQHAYPHIKTMSSIGGPISPETLAKAYRVLTPGVRNMYSMSGVGAVSLLSGKDIIEKPNSVGKPFPEITVRIEDDNGHMQPTGEVGHIIARPDWREGAALIDTGDMGWIDADGYLFIAGRSAQIACRNSINVNLSDLEQDVKKLNGVRDCIAFTTLADGSADDLIFLAVESRTDATDLRATIRSAISSYRRPDQIMISTHLPRTSSNKISLRILKNNLTEMGGDFVDF, from the coding sequence ATGCAATTTAATGAGCACCATATCGGCTCTAACATTTTAAAACAGGCCTGCTCTGATCCTGACGCTTTTTGTATCGAGCAAGCTGGCAAAGTTTTCTCACGGGGCGATATAGCGGGCTCCGCGCAACATCTTGCCGATTTCTTTAATAAAGAAAACATTCCGTCCAAATCTGCAATTGCATTGATCTGCGTTGATCGCGTGAGAGGTGTGGAGGCCATGATCGCTCTTTGGTCGATAGAAGCCCAAGTGCTTTTTCTTGATCCACGCCAGACGATAGAGGAAATCACAACCGCGCGTGTAAACGCGGGGATCAACGCAATCTATACAGACTCACCGAGCTTTGCGCGTCGTGGGGGTTTCGGGCTTTTGCCCTCTCGTGATTCAATTCATGATTGCGACATCAATCTGCAGTTCGCGGAAGGTTCACACAATAACAACGCATTGATCCTGTCCTCGTCAGGAACAACTGGATTACCACGTTATAGATCCATCACCCATGCGTCGTTCATTGATGGATTGGTGACCGCCGGAAGACTTTTGAACAACTCAATCGCATTACCGACCATCAGCGTGGGGAGCCTTGCCTTCGGAGCGGTACTGTCGCAATGGATCAAGACTTTGATGCAAGGCCAATACCTACTAAGCCTCCCATTATTCTTTAGGACCACAGATCTTCATCAAGCCCTTTGCAGGCCAAACATTAAGGTCATCGGTCTACCTCCTGTAATCATAGGGGATTTGCTGGATTTTCACGGCGAAGACTGTGCAACAGATACCCAGCACGCATACCCACATATCAAAACTATGTCCTCAATCGGGGGGCCTATTTCACCCGAAACTTTAGCAAAAGCTTATAGGGTTTTGACGCCCGGTGTTCGGAATATGTATTCGATGTCGGGTGTGGGGGCTGTCTCTCTTTTGTCCGGAAAGGATATAATCGAAAAACCAAACTCAGTGGGCAAACCCTTTCCCGAGATCACAGTCAGGATCGAAGATGACAATGGCCACATGCAACCGACAGGTGAAGTTGGCCATATTATTGCCCGACCTGATTGGCGGGAAGGTGCGGCCCTTATCGATACAGGTGACATGGGTTGGATCGACGCGGATGGCTACTTGTTCATCGCTGGCCGATCCGCACAAATTGCCTGCCGGAATTCCATCAATGTAAACCTTTCAGATCTGGAGCAGGATGTTAAAAAGCTAAATGGTGTTCGGGATTGCATAGCGTTTACAACTCTGGCCGACGGCTCTGCAGATGATTTGATTTTCTTGGCAGTCGAATCCCGAACAGATGCCACAGATCTGAGGGCAACGATCAGGTCGGCAATATCCTCCTACCGCCGACCTGACCAAATCATGATAAGCACTCATCTCCCGCGCACATCTTCGAACAAGATTTCTCTGCGTATTCTGAAAAACAATTTAACTGAGATGGGTGGTGACTTTGTCGACTTTTGA
- a CDS encoding cysteine synthase A, with protein sequence MHIARDLEHAVGNTPLIKLRAASALTGCEIYGKAEFLNPGQSVKDRAALYIIRDAIARGDLKPGGTIVEGTAGNTGIGLALVGASMGFKSVIVIPETQSEEKKQMLRLAGAELVQVPAAPYRNPNNFVRYSERLAKELARTTNEGVIWANQFDNVANRQAHIETTGPEIWAQTDGKVDGFICAVGSGGTLAGTAMALQPKGVKIGIADPDGAALFSYYTTGELAIEGGSIAEGIGQVRITKNLEGFTPDFAYNISDAEALPLVFDMLEHEGLCLGASSGVNIAGAIRMAREMGPGHTIVTILCDYGTRYQSKLFNPVFLREKGLPVPEWLERAPADIPSVFEDV encoded by the coding sequence ATGCATATAGCGCGCGATCTGGAACATGCAGTGGGCAACACCCCCCTGATAAAATTGCGCGCAGCGAGCGCGCTCACAGGATGTGAAATCTACGGCAAGGCGGAGTTTTTGAACCCCGGACAGTCAGTCAAAGACCGCGCCGCCCTGTATATTATCCGCGATGCCATTGCGCGCGGGGATCTCAAGCCCGGCGGCACAATCGTCGAAGGCACGGCTGGCAACACTGGCATCGGGCTGGCGCTGGTTGGTGCCTCAATGGGGTTCAAATCCGTGATCGTCATCCCCGAGACGCAATCGGAAGAGAAAAAGCAGATGCTCCGCCTTGCAGGCGCCGAGTTGGTGCAGGTGCCTGCTGCGCCATACCGAAACCCGAATAATTTTGTGCGCTACTCCGAACGGTTGGCCAAAGAACTGGCCCGTACAACAAACGAAGGTGTAATCTGGGCAAACCAGTTCGACAATGTGGCGAACCGCCAAGCCCACATCGAGACAACAGGCCCTGAAATCTGGGCTCAGACCGACGGCAAAGTCGATGGCTTTATCTGTGCAGTTGGATCGGGCGGTACGTTGGCCGGTACGGCCATGGCGCTCCAGCCCAAGGGGGTGAAAATCGGTATTGCAGATCCTGACGGTGCAGCACTTTTCAGTTACTATACGACCGGCGAACTTGCGATTGAGGGCGGCTCGATCGCCGAAGGTATCGGGCAGGTGCGCATTACCAAAAACCTTGAAGGTTTCACCCCTGATTTCGCCTATAATATCTCCGATGCCGAGGCATTGCCGCTTGTCTTTGACATGCTTGAGCATGAGGGACTATGCCTAGGAGCCTCGTCTGGTGTGAATATCGCGGGTGCAATACGGATGGCGCGCGAGATGGGCCCAGGCCATACCATCGTGACCATCCTTTGTGACTACGGCACACGCTACCAGTCCAAGCTGTTCAATCCTGTGTTCCTGCGCGAAAAAGGCCTTCCTGTTCCGGAATGGCTGGAACGGGCACCGGCAGATATTCCATCGGTCTTCGAGGACGTATGA
- a CDS encoding sulfotransferase family protein has protein sequence MRAVIHAGMHKTGTTSIQMTLQSNAPKGVYVPDSGPGGGQNGLMVLLFEGGVPPGLSKFAPGAPEVLQRKAKTEDTLRQNLTDPAYHTTVFSAERLVTSPLPAVQRLRDFYAAYCDEIQVILYVRPPVGFMTSAMQEMIKRNPKKLKFHFPPYRNAIHKLDTVFGRENVLLKKFDIAALKDNDVLTDFFDTAGLDLPKTDYVRANEGLSLEAFCLLYTQRILNNEPVDGSTRMSGRNMAFVNKVAQIGTGKLAFDPSLTDPVIEANRDELKWVENRLGTTLDDAPRKPGLRTVASEDDIFAIAAENVSALEEVLISELRAEGGASKDRLLRNLDLLNRLCG, from the coding sequence ATGCGCGCGGTTATTCATGCAGGCATGCACAAGACAGGCACCACGTCGATCCAGATGACCCTGCAAAGCAACGCGCCCAAGGGCGTTTACGTTCCTGATAGTGGCCCCGGTGGTGGCCAAAACGGCTTGATGGTATTACTGTTCGAGGGTGGTGTTCCGCCAGGCCTGTCGAAATTCGCCCCCGGCGCTCCCGAGGTTCTGCAACGCAAGGCCAAGACCGAAGATACCCTGCGCCAAAATCTTACTGATCCTGCATATCATACCACCGTCTTTTCGGCCGAGCGGTTGGTGACTTCTCCTCTCCCAGCAGTGCAGAGGCTGCGTGATTTCTATGCCGCATATTGCGACGAGATTCAGGTCATTCTCTATGTCCGCCCACCGGTTGGCTTCATGACCAGTGCGATGCAGGAGATGATCAAGCGTAACCCGAAGAAGCTGAAGTTCCATTTTCCGCCTTACCGCAATGCGATCCATAAACTTGACACAGTATTCGGACGCGAGAACGTGCTGCTGAAGAAATTCGACATTGCCGCGCTCAAAGACAATGACGTATTGACCGATTTCTTCGACACCGCCGGGCTTGACCTCCCAAAAACCGATTATGTGCGCGCCAACGAGGGTCTCTCGCTTGAGGCTTTTTGTTTGCTTTACACCCAGCGCATTCTCAATAACGAGCCTGTAGACGGTAGTACCCGAATGAGCGGCAGGAACATGGCCTTCGTCAACAAGGTCGCCCAGATTGGGACCGGCAAGCTGGCCTTTGACCCCTCGCTCACTGACCCGGTTATTGAGGCAAACCGCGACGAATTGAAATGGGTCGAGAACCGGTTGGGCACCACCTTGGACGACGCACCGCGCAAGCCGGGTCTGCGCACCGTGGCATCCGAAGATGACATCTTTGCCATCGCCGCAGAGAACGTGTCCGCACTGGAAGAGGTCCTGATTTCAGAACTTCGTGCCGAAGGCGGAGCGTCCAAAGATCGGCTGCTTCGCAATCTCGACCTCCTGAACCGCCTCTGCGGATAA